A genomic segment from Triticum dicoccoides isolate Atlit2015 ecotype Zavitan chromosome 1A, WEW_v2.0, whole genome shotgun sequence encodes:
- the LOC119282565 gene encoding coatomer subunit zeta-1, whose translation METCPSVKNILLLDSEGKRVAVKYYTDDWPVLSAKLAFEKSVFVKTQKASSGAEAEIVMFDGQIVVYKFIQDLHFFVTGGDEDNELILASVLQGFADAIDIILRNNVDKRTALENLDLILLCLDEIVDGGVVLETEGSVIAEKVLAHGAEGATSIAEQTIVQALTTAREHFAKSLLM comes from the exons ATG GAGACCTGCCCGTCGGTGAAGAACATTCTGTTGCTGGACTCCGAGGGGAAGCGCGTCGCCGTCAAGTACTACACGGATGATTGGCCCGTGCTCTCGGCGAAGCTGGCCTTCGAGAAGTCGGTCTTCGTCAAGACCCAGAAAGCAAGTTCTGGAGCAGAGG CTGAGATTGTAATGTTTGATGGTCAAATTGTTGTGTATAAGTTTATCCAAGACCTGCATTTTTTTGTTACTGGAGGAGACGAGGACAATGAACTTATTTTAGCATCAGTTCTTCAGGGATTCGCTGATGCTATTGACATTATTCTCAG AAATAATGTCGACAAAAGAACAGCTCTTGAAAATCTGGATCTAATCCTATTATGCCTTgatgaaattgttgatggagg GGTTGTCCTAGAAACAGAAGGAAGTGTGATAGCTGAAAAGGTACTAGCTCATGGAGCAGAGGGTGCCACATCAATCGCCGAGCAG ACTATAGTTCAGGCCCTAACAACGGCAAGAGAGCACTTTGCCAAATCTCTGCTTATGTGA